The Paracoccus liaowanqingii genome window below encodes:
- a CDS encoding alpha/beta hydrolase, with product MTETLTSARKGPAKATSVVVFLHGYGADGSDLLGLADPLAPHLPQTAFYAPDAPEPSRNNPMGNQWFPIPWLDGSSEADARSSMGRSVTMLDAFLDRVLADEGLTPERMVLVGFSQGTMMALHVAPRRARAVAGIVGFSGRLLSPETLAEEARVKPPVLLIHGDKDEMVPFDDMALAGQTLQEAGFTVYGHVMEGTGHGIAPDGLSVALAFLRERLPD from the coding sequence ATGACCGAGACGCTGACATCCGCCCGCAAGGGCCCCGCCAAGGCGACCTCGGTCGTGGTCTTCCTGCATGGCTACGGGGCCGACGGCTCGGACCTGCTGGGACTGGCCGATCCGCTGGCCCCGCATCTGCCGCAGACCGCCTTCTACGCCCCCGACGCGCCCGAGCCGTCGCGCAACAATCCGATGGGCAACCAGTGGTTTCCGATCCCTTGGCTGGACGGCTCGTCCGAGGCGGATGCCCGCTCCAGCATGGGCCGGTCGGTCACGATGCTGGACGCCTTCCTGGACCGCGTGCTGGCCGACGAGGGGCTGACGCCCGAGCGCATGGTGCTGGTGGGTTTCTCGCAGGGCACGATGATGGCGCTGCATGTCGCCCCGCGCCGCGCGCGGGCGGTGGCGGGGATCGTCGGCTTCTCGGGCCGGCTTCTGTCGCCCGAGACCCTGGCCGAAGAGGCGCGGGTCAAGCCGCCGGTCCTGCTGATCCACGGCGACAAGGACGAGATGGTCCCCTTCGACGACATGGCGCTGGCGGGCCAGACCCTGCAGGAGGCGGGCTTCACCGTCTATGGCCATGTGATGGAGGGCACCGGCCACGGCATCGCCCCCGACGGGCTGTCCGTGGCGCTGGCCTTCCTGCGCGAGCGCCTGCCCGACTGA
- a CDS encoding DNA-3-methyladenine glycosylase family protein — MPSAIRLIETQADLDAGCAHLAAICPVWARVLPDLGPLPLRRSADGFAAMASAIVGQQISVAAAGAIWARLQAAGLTDEVAMRDASDEDLRAAGLSRPKQRYLRGIAGAGLDWAGLRALPDDRAVAALVALPGVGVWTAEIYLKFALGRADVFAAGDLALREAARIMYDLPARPGTAALRALAEPWQPWRAVAARGLWAYYRLAKGREGTT, encoded by the coding sequence ATGCCGTCCGCAATCCGACTGATCGAGACGCAGGCCGACCTGGACGCGGGCTGCGCCCATCTGGCGGCCATCTGCCCGGTCTGGGCGCGGGTGCTGCCCGACCTGGGGCCGCTGCCGCTGCGCCGAAGCGCTGACGGCTTCGCGGCCATGGCCAGCGCCATCGTCGGCCAGCAGATTTCGGTCGCCGCCGCCGGGGCGATCTGGGCGCGGCTGCAGGCGGCGGGCCTGACCGACGAGGTCGCGATGCGCGACGCCTCGGACGAGGATTTGCGCGCGGCGGGCCTGTCGCGGCCCAAGCAGCGCTATCTGCGGGGCATCGCCGGGGCCGGGCTGGACTGGGCGGGGCTGCGCGCGCTGCCCGACGACCGGGCGGTGGCCGCGCTGGTGGCGCTGCCCGGCGTGGGCGTCTGGACCGCCGAGATCTACCTGAAATTCGCGCTGGGTCGCGCCGATGTCTTCGCGGCGGGCGATCTGGCCCTGCGGGAGGCCGCGCGGATCATGTACGACCTGCCCGCCCGCCCCGGTACTGCCGCGCTGCGGGCGCTGGCCGAACCGTGGCAGCCGTGGCGCGCGGTTGCGGCGCGGGGGCTGTGGGCCTATTACCGGCTGGCCAAAGGACGCGAGGGAACAACATGA
- a CDS encoding GntR family transcriptional regulator — protein sequence MKDAYSLILTAIEGGTYRPGDRLVESELAERFGVSRTPVREALQRLETQAMLVRDGRSLIVASLDHNQLAELYTVRAELEALAGRLAARHATPEEVRVLAQMVDEDRRAKGDPEVLARSNKRFHRQIHLASHNRYLVQQLDLVHRTMALMARTSLAAEGRGETALAEHGRIVEAIAAGDGQAADRALRQHISMAWETRLRLEARAGG from the coding sequence ATGAAAGATGCCTATTCCCTGATCCTGACCGCCATCGAGGGCGGCACCTATCGGCCCGGCGACCGGCTGGTCGAATCCGAGCTGGCCGAACGCTTCGGCGTCAGCCGCACGCCTGTGCGCGAGGCCCTGCAGCGGCTGGAGACGCAGGCCATGCTGGTGCGCGACGGGCGCAGCCTGATCGTGGCCTCGCTGGATCACAACCAGCTGGCCGAGCTGTACACCGTGCGCGCCGAGCTGGAAGCGCTGGCCGGGCGCCTGGCCGCCCGCCACGCCACCCCCGAGGAGGTGCGCGTGCTGGCCCAGATGGTCGACGAGGACCGCCGCGCCAAGGGCGACCCCGAAGTGCTGGCCCGCAGCAACAAGCGCTTCCACCGCCAGATCCACCTGGCCTCGCACAACCGCTATCTGGTCCAGCAGCTGGACCTGGTGCACCGGACGATGGCGCTGATGGCGCGGACCTCGCTGGCCGCCGAGGGGCGCGGAGAGACGGCGCTGGCCGAGCATGGCCGCATCGTGGAGGCGATCGCGGCGGGCGACGGGCAGGCCGCCGACCGCGCGCTGCGCCAGCACATCTCGATGGCCTGGGAGACGCGGCTGAGGCTGGAGGCGCGGGCCGGTGGCTGA
- a CDS encoding pyrimidine 5'-nucleotidase, translating to MDFSNVRVWIFDLDNTLYPPEAQLFAQIETRMTAWMMRSLGVPQDHANRLRADYWRLHGTTLAGLMAEHAMDPADYLADVHDIDFSVLTPDPDLAQAIAALPGRRIIHTNGDAAYARRVLAARHLPEDLFEAVYGIEETGFHPKPGAEAFDRVLTAARIDPHQAAFFEDDPRNLIVPHSLGMRTVLVGTGRHGPEALTGAPGPHVQHQTHDLTGFLRGLDLACDSVPPSP from the coding sequence ATGGATTTTTCAAACGTTCGGGTCTGGATCTTCGATCTGGACAACACCCTCTACCCGCCCGAGGCGCAGCTGTTCGCGCAGATCGAGACGCGGATGACCGCCTGGATGATGCGCAGCCTGGGCGTCCCGCAGGATCACGCCAACCGTCTGCGGGCCGACTACTGGCGGCTGCACGGCACCACGCTGGCCGGGCTGATGGCCGAGCATGCGATGGACCCGGCCGACTATCTGGCCGACGTGCATGACATCGACTTCTCGGTGCTGACCCCCGATCCCGATCTGGCGCAGGCCATCGCGGCCCTGCCGGGGCGGCGGATCATCCACACCAATGGCGATGCCGCCTATGCCCGGCGCGTGCTGGCCGCCCGCCACCTGCCCGAGGACCTGTTCGAGGCGGTCTATGGCATCGAGGAGACCGGCTTTCACCCCAAGCCCGGGGCCGAGGCCTTCGACCGCGTGCTGACGGCGGCCAGGATCGACCCGCACCAGGCCGCCTTCTTCGAGGACGACCCCCGCAACCTGATCGTGCCGCACAGCCTCGGGATGCGCACGGTTCTGGTGGGCACCGGCCGCCACGGCCCCGAGGCGCTGACCGGCGCGCCCGGGCCCCATGTCCAGCACCAGACCCATGACCTGACGGGCTTCCTGCGCGGGCTTGACTTGGCCTGCGACAGCGTCCCCCCTTCCCCCTGA